In the Engystomops pustulosus chromosome 2, aEngPut4.maternal, whole genome shotgun sequence genome, one interval contains:
- the NGF gene encoding beta-nerve growth factor isoform X2 gives MSMLYYTLIIAFLIGIQAAPKTKDHAPAGSSTKHRIQHHHTHRTKSLHRNHGKIETNEPSSFHNITVDPKLFRKRKFRSPRVLFSTQPPPLSEDLRNLEYLDDEESLNKTIRAKRTVHPVLHRGEYSVCDSVSMWVGEKTTATDIKGKEVTVLGEVNINNNVFKQYFFETRCRDPKPVSGGCRGIDSKHWNSYCTTTHTFVKALTMEGKQAAWRFIRIDTACVCVLSRKGRS, from the coding sequence ATGTCCATGTTGTACTACACTCTGATTATAGCATTTCTGATCGGCATACAGGCTGCACCAAAGACCAAGGACCATGCCCCAGCCGGTTCGTCAACAAAGCATCGTATTCAGCATCATCATACACATCGAACTAAGTCTCTTCACCGAAATCATGGCAAAATAGAGACAAATGAACCTTCATCTTTTCACAACATTACAGTTGACCCTAAACTTTTCCGAAAGAGAAAATTTCGTTCTCCAAGGGTTTTGTTTAGCACCCAACCTCCACCATTGTCTGAGGACTTACGGAACTTGGAATACTTAGATGATGAGGAATCTCTCAATAAAACTATCAGAGCTAAAAGAACGGTGCATCCAGTGCTTCATCGTGGAGAGTATTCTGTATGCGATAGTGTCAGTATGTGGGTTGGTGAAAAAACCACAGCAACTGACATCAAGGGCAAGGAAGTAACTGTGTTGGGGGAAGTCAATATAAACAATAACGTTTTTAAGCAGTACTTTTTTGAGACTAGGTGTAGAGATCCAAAGCCGGTTTCAGGTGGATGCCGTGGGATTGATTCAAAACATTGGAACTCCTATTGTACCACCACTCATACATTTGTCAAAGCTTTGACAATGGAAGGGAAGCAAGCAGCGTGGAGGTTCATACGGATAGATACAGCTTGTGTCTGTGTGCTCAGCAGGAAGGGCCGATCATAA